Proteins found in one Actinomycetes bacterium genomic segment:
- the hrpA gene encoding ATP-dependent RNA helicase HrpA, with protein MTRSPSTSSTGPGSTTSPAHRSASLSRGWRRGARRCSGADDRPRRGSRAARRLGSAVVALTASQVERRRLRIPTIRYPDLPVTAAREEIAAAIRDHPVVVVAGETGSGKTTQLPKICLDLGRGVRGLVGHTQPRRIAARSVAERVAEELGTSLGDLVGYQVRFTDRTSEETLVKVMTDGILLAEVAHDRMLQRYDTLIIDEAHERSLTIDFLLGYLKRLLPSRPDLRVVITSATIDPARFSEHFGGAPVIEVSGRTYPVEVRYRPLVDDAAVEGSGDRDQVQGICDALSELAHEEPGDVLVFLSGEREIRDTAEAVRALQLRDTEILPLYGRLSTAEQHRVFTPHPGRRVVLATNVAETSLTVPGIRYVVDPGTARISRYSNRTKVQRLPIEAVSRASADQRKGRCGRLADGICIRLYSEEDYLARPAYADPEILRTSLASVLLQMAALELGPVQDFPFLDPPDARQVRDGLQLLEELGALDSAAEGSRLTPLGRRLARLPVDPRLGRMVLEAERLSCLEEVLVVVAGLSIQDPRERPVDREAAAAQRHARFLDKTSDFLTLLNLWEYVQSRQAELSSSAFRRMCREEFLHYLRVREWQDLVVQLRRAARSVGAHGVNRQAVPAAERTQGQADAIHEALLSGLLSHVGARDGDTREFLGARGARFGVWPGSALSRRPPRFVMAAELVETSRLWARVVARVEPERVERVAAHLVKRHYSEPHWERERGGAMAFERVTLYGVPLVARRRVDYGRIDPVLSRELFIRHALVEGDWETHHRFWHDNRRRMAEVAEIEHRVRRRDVVVDEDTLYDLYDARVPAHVVSSRHFDRWWRAVRREHPDLLTFTVEMLTSAHPAGVLVDDYPDVWRQGDLRLPLSYRFEPGAPDDGVTVEIPLAALPTVDAEDFLWQVPGLREETVTALIRSLPKALRRGLVPAPDRAREVLAALGDTREPLLPAVERELRRLTGVVVGPQDWDLDAVPQHLRINIRVVDRGRVVGEGRDLAALRRELAPRLRRTVSAAARSLERTGLSDWSFDELPRSFTADREGSPVVGHPALVDEGASVGVRVLATASEQQQAHRAGVRRLLLLTLPSALPGILRGLSSEQRLSLSRSAYPSAAALLDDCEATALDSLMDEHGDLPWDRRGFAALRDDVAPYLPARTSAVVDRVVRALDAAASVERHLRDQRSLSLLASLADIRAQLERLTRDGFVAATGWSHLTDLERYLKALAVRLDRLPERPATDAAAMATMRRLEDEWRRYATASPMSPEVERVRWMLEELRVSLWAQSLGTAYPVSEKRVLRALDAISA; from the coding sequence GTGACCCGGAGTCCATCCACTTCTTCCACCGGGCCGGGCTCGACTACGTCTCCTGCTCACCGTTCCGCGTCCCTGTCGCGCGGCTGGAGGCGGGGCGCGCGACGCTGCAGCGGAGCTGACGATCGCCCTCGCCGCGGATCCCGCGCCGCGCGGCGCCTAGGCTCGGCCGTCGTGGCCCTCACCGCTTCGCAGGTCGAGCGGCGTCGGCTCCGCATCCCGACCATCCGTTACCCGGACCTCCCGGTCACCGCTGCCCGGGAGGAGATCGCGGCTGCGATCCGCGACCACCCGGTCGTCGTCGTGGCCGGGGAGACGGGTTCGGGCAAGACGACGCAGCTGCCGAAGATCTGTCTGGACCTGGGCCGTGGGGTGCGCGGCCTCGTCGGGCACACCCAGCCGAGGCGGATCGCCGCTCGCTCGGTCGCCGAACGGGTCGCGGAGGAGCTCGGTACGTCGCTCGGAGACCTGGTCGGCTACCAGGTGCGCTTCACCGACCGCACAAGCGAGGAGACCCTCGTCAAGGTGATGACCGATGGGATCCTGCTGGCCGAGGTGGCTCATGACCGCATGCTCCAGCGCTACGACACGCTGATCATCGACGAGGCGCACGAACGCAGCCTCACCATCGACTTCCTGCTCGGGTACCTGAAGCGCCTGCTGCCGTCTCGTCCCGATCTGCGGGTCGTCATCACGTCGGCGACGATCGACCCCGCCCGCTTCTCCGAGCACTTCGGTGGGGCCCCGGTCATCGAGGTATCGGGCCGCACGTATCCGGTCGAGGTCCGCTACCGGCCGCTCGTGGACGATGCGGCCGTCGAGGGCAGCGGGGACCGGGACCAGGTCCAGGGCATCTGCGACGCCCTCAGCGAGCTCGCCCACGAGGAACCTGGGGACGTCCTCGTCTTCCTGAGCGGCGAGCGGGAGATCCGCGACACCGCGGAAGCCGTTCGCGCTCTCCAGCTCCGCGACACCGAGATCCTGCCGTTGTACGGCCGTCTGTCCACCGCCGAGCAGCACCGGGTCTTCACGCCGCACCCCGGGCGGCGTGTCGTGCTGGCGACCAACGTGGCCGAGACGTCCCTCACGGTTCCCGGCATCCGCTACGTCGTCGACCCAGGGACGGCCCGGATCTCGCGGTACAGCAACCGCACCAAGGTCCAGCGGCTGCCGATCGAGGCGGTGAGCCGCGCCTCCGCCGACCAGCGGAAGGGCCGCTGCGGCCGGCTCGCGGACGGCATCTGCATCCGGCTCTACAGCGAGGAGGACTACCTCGCGCGGCCGGCGTACGCCGACCCCGAGATCCTGCGGACCAGCCTCGCCTCGGTGCTGCTCCAGATGGCCGCCCTGGAGCTCGGTCCGGTCCAGGACTTCCCGTTCCTCGACCCGCCCGACGCACGCCAGGTGCGAGACGGCCTGCAGCTGCTCGAGGAGCTCGGCGCCCTCGACTCCGCCGCCGAGGGCTCCCGGCTGACTCCGCTCGGGCGCCGCCTCGCTCGGCTGCCGGTCGACCCGAGGCTGGGCCGCATGGTCCTCGAGGCCGAACGGCTCAGCTGCCTCGAGGAGGTCCTCGTCGTCGTGGCCGGTTTGTCGATCCAGGACCCCCGCGAGCGACCCGTCGATCGCGAGGCGGCAGCGGCGCAGCGTCACGCACGCTTCCTGGACAAGACCTCGGACTTCCTGACCCTGCTCAACCTCTGGGAGTACGTGCAGTCGCGGCAGGCGGAGCTGTCCTCCTCGGCGTTCCGGCGGATGTGCCGCGAGGAGTTCCTTCACTACCTGCGCGTCCGGGAGTGGCAGGACCTCGTCGTGCAGTTGCGTCGAGCGGCTCGTTCGGTCGGCGCGCACGGCGTCAACCGGCAGGCCGTACCCGCGGCTGAGCGCACCCAGGGGCAGGCCGACGCGATCCACGAGGCACTCCTGTCGGGACTGCTGTCCCACGTCGGAGCGCGAGACGGTGACACCAGGGAGTTCCTCGGCGCGCGGGGGGCGCGCTTCGGCGTGTGGCCGGGCTCGGCCTTGTCCCGCAGGCCACCGCGGTTCGTGATGGCGGCCGAGCTCGTCGAGACCTCGAGGCTGTGGGCGCGCGTCGTGGCCCGGGTCGAGCCGGAGCGCGTCGAGCGCGTTGCCGCCCACCTCGTGAAGCGTCACTACAGCGAGCCCCACTGGGAACGCGAGCGTGGCGGTGCCATGGCTTTCGAGCGCGTGACGCTGTACGGGGTGCCCCTCGTCGCCCGGCGCCGGGTCGACTACGGCCGCATCGATCCGGTGCTCTCTCGTGAGCTGTTCATCCGCCATGCGCTCGTCGAGGGCGACTGGGAGACCCACCACCGGTTCTGGCACGACAACCGCCGCCGGATGGCCGAGGTGGCCGAGATCGAGCACCGGGTCCGGCGTCGAGACGTGGTCGTCGACGAGGACACGCTGTACGACCTCTACGACGCGCGTGTGCCGGCGCACGTCGTTTCCTCGCGCCACTTCGACCGCTGGTGGAGGGCCGTGCGGCGCGAGCATCCCGACCTGCTGACGTTCACCGTCGAGATGTTGACGAGCGCGCATCCCGCCGGTGTCCTTGTCGATGACTATCCGGACGTCTGGCGGCAGGGCGACCTGCGACTGCCGCTGAGCTACCGGTTCGAGCCGGGCGCCCCCGACGACGGCGTCACTGTGGAGATCCCGCTGGCCGCGCTGCCCACGGTCGACGCGGAGGACTTCCTGTGGCAGGTCCCCGGTCTGCGCGAGGAGACGGTCACTGCCTTGATCCGGTCCCTGCCCAAGGCGCTGCGTCGCGGCCTGGTCCCGGCGCCGGACCGGGCCCGTGAGGTCCTCGCAGCGCTCGGGGACACCCGGGAGCCGCTGCTTCCCGCTGTCGAGCGTGAGCTTCGCCGCCTCACGGGCGTCGTAGTCGGCCCGCAGGACTGGGACCTCGATGCCGTGCCGCAGCACCTGCGCATCAACATCCGCGTCGTCGACCGCGGCCGGGTGGTGGGCGAGGGCCGGGACCTGGCCGCGCTGAGACGAGAGCTCGCGCCGCGGCTGCGACGTACGGTCTCCGCGGCCGCTCGATCCCTGGAGCGGACCGGACTCTCGGACTGGTCCTTCGATGAGCTGCCCCGCAGCTTCACCGCCGACCGGGAGGGCTCCCCGGTCGTCGGTCACCCTGCTCTCGTCGACGAGGGGGCGAGCGTCGGCGTACGCGTGCTTGCGACCGCGTCCGAGCAGCAGCAAGCCCATCGCGCGGGCGTGCGTCGGCTCCTCCTGCTGACCCTGCCCTCTGCGTTGCCGGGGATCCTGCGCGGGCTGTCCAGCGAGCAGCGGCTGTCGCTGTCGCGAAGCGCGTACCCCTCCGCGGCCGCCCTGCTCGACGACTGCGAGGCCACAGCCCTCGACTCGCTCATGGACGAGCACGGCGACCTGCCCTGGGATCGGCGCGGGTTCGCGGCACTGCGCGACGACGTGGCCCCGTACCTGCCGGCGCGCACCAGTGCCGTCGTCGACCGGGTCGTGCGCGCGCTTGATGCGGCCGCGTCGGTGGAACGTCACCTGCGGGACCAGCGCTCCCTCAGCCTCCTCGCCTCGCTGGCCGACATCCGCGCCCAGCTCGAACGGCTCACGCGGGACGGTTTCGTCGCCGCGACCGGCTGGTCGCACCTGACCGATCTCGAGCGTTACCTCAAGGCCCTCGCCGTACGTCTCGACCGGCTGCCCGAGCGTCCCGCCACCGACGCGGCCGCCATGGCGACGATGCGACGGCTCGAGGACGAGTGGCGGCGGTATGCGACCGCGTCGCCGATGTCCCCCGAGGTCGAGCGCGTGCGATGGATGCTCGAGGAGCTTCGCGTCAGCCTGTGGGCGCAGTCGCTCGGGACGGCGTACCCGGTCTCGGAGAAGCGGGTGCTGCGCGCCCTCGACGCGATCAGCGCCTGA
- a CDS encoding AGE family epimerase/isomerase, with protein sequence MASTRRLRTSEEHLAVLAEETTRLLEWTRASAMPDGTFAWLDDDGHPDPRRPRELWITTRMTHVLGLGALLGREGDAPLAEAGLAALRGVFADDGFGGWYGSVRDGVPVDTAKRAYGHAFVLLAASTAHVAGLDADPLLTESAQGLLRFWDDGAGALVDVWDRRFTHLEAYRGANANMHGVEAMLAAADATGDAEWVDRAASVADRLVLDEARTHGWRVPEHHDEHWRVVRDYNADRTDDPFRPYGTTPGHGLEWARLLMHLNTRRPDSRYVDAARHLFATAVADAWSDERPGLAYTTDWDGTPLVRERFHWVLCEAIGAAAVLADVTGEETYDDWYERFWTLAQQRFVDHRRGGWVHELDEDGRVSRRTWSGKPDTYHAVQACLLPRIPLTASVASGVAALRR encoded by the coding sequence GTGGCCTCGACGCGACGCCTGCGGACCAGCGAGGAGCACCTCGCGGTCCTCGCCGAGGAGACCACCCGTCTGCTCGAGTGGACCCGCGCGTCGGCCATGCCAGACGGCACCTTCGCCTGGCTCGACGACGACGGTCACCCGGACCCGCGGCGACCTCGCGAGCTGTGGATCACCACGCGGATGACCCACGTGCTCGGCCTCGGGGCGCTCCTCGGCCGCGAGGGTGACGCCCCGCTCGCCGAGGCCGGCCTCGCCGCGCTGCGCGGGGTCTTCGCCGACGACGGCTTCGGCGGATGGTACGGATCGGTTCGCGACGGGGTGCCCGTGGACACCGCCAAGCGGGCGTACGGGCATGCCTTCGTCCTCCTCGCCGCCTCCACCGCCCACGTCGCCGGACTCGATGCTGACCCGCTGCTCACCGAGTCCGCACAAGGGCTCTTGCGCTTCTGGGACGACGGCGCGGGCGCGCTGGTCGACGTGTGGGACCGCCGGTTCACCCACCTGGAGGCCTACCGGGGAGCGAACGCGAACATGCATGGGGTGGAGGCGATGCTCGCCGCGGCCGACGCCACCGGCGACGCCGAGTGGGTCGATCGCGCGGCGTCGGTGGCCGATCGCCTCGTCCTCGACGAGGCGCGCACGCACGGCTGGCGGGTACCGGAGCATCACGACGAGCACTGGCGGGTCGTGCGCGACTACAACGCGGACCGGACCGACGACCCGTTCCGGCCCTACGGGACGACGCCGGGCCACGGGCTCGAGTGGGCGCGGCTCCTTATGCACCTGAACACCCGGCGACCGGATTCCCGCTACGTCGACGCTGCGCGCCACCTCTTCGCGACCGCCGTCGCCGACGCCTGGTCGGACGAGCGGCCCGGGCTGGCCTACACCACCGACTGGGACGGGACGCCGCTGGTCCGCGAGCGGTTCCACTGGGTACTGTGCGAGGCGATCGGGGCGGCGGCGGTGCTGGCCGACGTCACCGGCGAGGAGACGTACGACGACTGGTACGAGCGCTTCTGGACGTTGGCGCAGCAACGTTTCGTGGACCATCGCCGAGGGGGCTGGGTCCACGAGCTCGACGAAGACGGGCGGGTATCGCGTCGGACGTGGTCGGGCAAGCCGGACACCTACCACGCCGTCCAGGCGTGCCTGCTGCCGCGGATCCCGCTGACCGCTTCGGTCGCCTCAGGGGTGGCCGCGCTCAGGCGCTGA